One Ranitomeya variabilis isolate aRanVar5 chromosome 5, aRanVar5.hap1, whole genome shotgun sequence DNA window includes the following coding sequences:
- the LOC143776866 gene encoding cystine/glutamate transporter-like, with translation MGVSQETSGDGDEKTGDGAVYLRKKITLLRAISLTIGTIIGSGIFISPKGVLKNSGNIGLSLLIWVACGILSMCGALSYADLGTSIKKSGGHYTYLLETLGPVPAFLRLWAEFVMIRPANIAVVCLAFGRYLIEPLYVPCNAPTITVKLVSAIGIAFLVALNCWSVSWSANLQTAFTVLKLLAIALIIIPGMVALAGGKTENFHDAFDTSSLALDKIPLAFYSGMFAFGGWFYITFVTEEVINPERNIPITVIVSLIVVTICYLLTNVSYYTILTTSEVLTSEAVAMSFAEHTLHQISPVISLLVAMSCFGALNGGIFASSRMLFAASREGHWPNLFSMIHIRRHTPLPALLLMMPLVFLMIGIGDLYGLLNFYSFSRWLFMGLVTTGLIIHRQRHPHLPRPFKVPLIIPIVFSAMCLFIVGLSLYSDPVNTGIGCLITLSGLPVYYLTIHKQQLPPRLRETINLLTLKLQVLMEVIPQEVKTY, from the exons ATGGGGGTATCTCAGGAGACTTCTGGTGATGGGGACGAGAAGACCGGGGATGGGGCCGTGTACCTGAGGAAGAAGATTACCCTGCTTCGTGCTATCTCCTTGACTATTGGGACGATCATTGGAAGTGGCATCTTTATATCTCCTAAGGGGGTCCTAAAAAACTCTGGCAATATAGGATTGTCCCTCCTGATCTGGGTGGCCTGTGGTATTCTCTCCATGTGTG GGGCATTGTCCTATGCAGACCTGGGAACATCAATCAAAAAATCTGGAGGCCACTACACCTATTTACTGGAGACTCTCGGCCCTGTTCCAGCCTTCCTGAGACTTTGGGCTGAATTTGTGATGATCCG GCCTGCAAATATCGCTGTGGTGTGTTTAGCATTCGGTCGATACCTAATAGAACCTCTGTATGTACCGTGCAATGCCCCAACCATCACTGTCAAACTAGTCAGTGCCATTGGTATTG CATTCCTTGTTGCTTTAAATTGTTGGAGTGTTAGTTGGTCGGCAAACCTCCAGACCGCCTTTACAGTTCTGAAGTTATTGGCTATTGCACTGATTATCATACCTGGGATGGTGGCTTTAGCAGGAG GAAAGACCGAAAACTTCCATGATGCATTTGATACAAGTTCATTGGCTCTGGATAAAATTCCCCTAGCGTTTTATTCGGGAATGTTCGCCTTTGGAGGCTG GTTTTATATTACCTTTGTTACTGAAGAAGTTATTAATCCAGAAAg GAACATCCCGATCACTGTGATCGTCTCACTTATTGTTGTCACAATCTGCTACCTCCTCACCAATGTCTCCTATTACACCATCCTGACCACCAGCGAAGTTCTGACCTCGGAGGCTGTGGCCATG AGTTTCGCTGAACATACTCTGCATCAAATCTCTCCCGTCATCTCCTTACTGGTGGCCATGTCGTGCTTTGGGGCCTTGAATGGTGGAATTTTTGCCTCCTCTAG GATGCTTTTCGCGGCTTCCAGAGAAGGGCATTGGCCTAATTTGTTTTCGATGATCCACATCAGAAGACACACACCTCTTCCGGCCTTGTTACTAATG ATGCCGCTGGTTTTCTTAATGATCGGTATTGGGGATCTCTACGGACTCCTGAACTTCTACAGTTTTTCTCGCTGGCTTTTTATGGGATTAGTCACCACCGGTCTAATTATTCATCGCCAGCGACATCCTCATCTCCCCCGACCCTTTAAG gtccCGCTGATTATTCCCATAGTGTTCAGCGCCATGTGTCTCTTCATTGTGGGCTTGTCGCTCTACTCCGACCCAGTGAACACCGGCATTGGCTGCCTCATCACATTAAGCGGTTTGCCAGTGTATTACTTAACCATCCACAAGCAGCAATTGCCGCCGAGGTTGCGGGAAACCATCA ATCTCCTGACGTTGAAACTGCAAGTATTAATGGAAGTTATTCCTCAAGAAGTAAAAACTTACTAA